A stretch of DNA from Amylolactobacillus amylophilus DSM 20533 = JCM 1125:
CGACGTTTTGCGCCTGCCCGTAGTTCTTCTTGTAGGCGGAGATTAGCGCAGCTTCCAGCGCAGCGATGATAACTTCTTTCTTGATTCCTTTTTCGCGTTCTAGTGAGTCAAACGCCTCTAACATTTCCTTTGACATGTCTTAATCCTTTCTAGAATTCAATCGCAAACCGAATCTTCGCAATATTTTTTCTAGGTATCTTAATTTCCTTAGTACGTGTTTTGATTTTAATTTGCAAAGATATTTCTTCGTCATCATAGGCCAAAAGAGTGCCCTCGAAGACTTTTTGTTGATCCATTTTTTGGTAAAGCCCGACGTGAATATACGAATTTAAGGCCTTTTGCCAGTCCTGCGCAGTCTTGATCGGCCGCTCAATACCAGGAGAAGATACCTCCAGTAAATATGGTACAGGGAACGGGTCGGGATCAAGCTCATCCAGCTTCTCACTGATTAATTCGCTCGCGGCGGCAATTTCCTCAATGTCGATTCCGCCGACCGTATCGATGTAAATCCGTAAGTAAAAAGTAGCTTTCTCCTTCACGTATTCCATATCGACCAGTTC
This window harbors:
- the rimP gene encoding ribosome maturation factor RimP, encoding MTEVVDVVKQAIQPIIDERGLELVDMEYVKEKATFYLRIYIDTVGGIDIEEIAAASELISEKLDELDPDPFPVPYLLEVSSPGIERPIKTAQDWQKALNSYIHVGLYQKMDQQKVFEGTLLAYDDEEISLQIKIKTRTKEIKIPRKNIAKIRFAIEF